GACGTCCATCGAGGGGGCGAGGTGAACCGAGACGCCACCGTCCTTGGTCTCGCGTGCGATCGCTGCCCCCTGTTCCAAGACCAGGTCGGGCTCGAACGTCGCGGCCGACGCGACGGGGTGGGGGAAGTCGGTCGTCGGCTCGCCGAGCGACGCACCCGGTGGACCGTCGGCCATCCCCATCCCCGATACGTCGAGGCGCTCGATTCCCTGCAGGTAGCCGGCGATCCCTTCCGGTCCGTCCTCGGCGCCGTGGGTTCGACTCACCTTCTCCGCGAGGGTCATCTCCTCGATCAGCGCCCCGATGTCTTCATCCGCGCTCGGTTCCGCGCCCGCGATACCGACCGATCCGAGGCCGAGCCCCAGAACCGAGGTCGCCCCGGCCGCGAGAAACGTCCGCCGCGACGGACCGGTCGACTCGCTCCTCTCCTCCCCACGTGACTTTCGTGTGTCAGTCATTTTCAACCAACTACCCTTGACTTATCCATAATGGTATTTAATACCATTCTTACCGGAACGATGGACCGTCGGACGCATCGGTGGGGAATGTAGCCGCCTCAGTAGATCAACTCGCCGTCGACGAACTTCCGCACGCGATCGTCACGGGGGTTCTCGAAGACCCGGTCCGCGGAACCGATCTCGATGACCGCCCGGCCCAGCAGGACCGCGACGCGGTCCGCGATCCGCTCGGCCTGGTGCATGTCGTGGGTCGCGATGACGACGCCGATCCCCCGTTCGCTCGCCTTCCCGATCGCCTCTTCCAACACTGCCGTGTTGCGCGGATCGAGATCCGAGGTCGGCTCGTCGAGCAACAGCACGTCGGGATCGTACGCGAGCGCGCGGGCGAAGGCGACCCGCTGGGCTTCCCCGCCCGACAACGACCGGGCGTTCTGGTCTTCCTTCCCATCGAGTCCGACAACCGAGAGTGCCTCCCGCGCCGTCTCGCTCGTCCCGTTCTCCCGCCCGACGAGATCCGCAGCACTCCGTTTGAGTCGTTCCGGCCAGGACTGGCGAACCCGCAGCCCGTATTCGGCGTTTCGCAACACCGGAGAATCGAACAGGCTGGCCTCCTGAAACACCATCCCGACGTTTCGCCGCAGCGCCAGCCGCCGGTTCTCCGAGGCTTGCCAGACGTCGGTCTCCTCGTAGCTGACCGTCCCCTCGTCGGGACGCTCGAACAGCGCGAGCAGGCGAAGCAGGGTCGACTTTCCGACGCCGGAGGGACCGATGATCGCGAGGACTTCGCCGCTGTCGACGGACAGCGAGACGTCATCGAACACCGGCTCGTCGTAGGCGTGCCGGAGTCCATCGACCGACAGGACGTCGGTCATCGCGTCCGCCCACCCCCACCGAGGCGCCCGACGATCGCGTTGACCAGCAAGACGATCGAGACGAGGATCGCCCCGAGGAACATCGCGGTCTCGTAGCGGCCCTGCCGGGCCTCCAGTGTGATCGCCGTCGTGATGTTGCGGGTGTAGGCCTCACCGTCGGCGTAGGCGATGTTGCCCCCGACGATCAACACCGAGCCCACCTCACTGATCGCCCGACCGAACCCCGCGAGGATCGCGGTCGCGATCCCGAAGCGCGCCTCCTTGATCACGACGAGCGCGACGTCGAGTCGGGTGCCACCCATCGCGTAGGCGGCGTCCCGAACCGACTGATCGATCCCCGTAACCGCCGCGAGGCTCACACCGGTGATCACCGGCGCGGCCAACACGAACTGGGACATGATCATCGCCTGTGGGGTGAACACGAGGTCCAGAAAGCCCAACGGCCCCTGGTTCGACACCGCAAACAGCACGACGAGCCCGACGACGACGCTCGGAAAGCCCATTCCCGTGTTGATGATCGCAGTCACGAGCCCCTTTCCGGGGAAGTCCTTGAACCCCACGAAAAGCGCGACGGGCAGGCTCACGAGCGTCGAGAGCACGACGGCGGTCACGCTCACGTACAGGGAAACGCGAACGATGCTCTTGACGTAGTTGCTCTCGAAGGGCATCCCGTCCAGGACCGCCAGTGCCGTCTCGAGGGCCATCACTCGTCCGTGGCGTTGTCCTCGGTGGCGTTACCTCCGTTCTCGCCGTCGGGCTGCCAGTCCTCGGGGACGTACTGCTGGAAGTTCGGGTCCTCCGAGAGCGCCTGCGGGAAGAACAGCTGCTCGCCGTCAAGTTCGTACTCCTCGATGACCTGTTGGCCCTCCTGGCTCGTCAGAAAGCCGATGTAGGACATCGCGAGCTGGTAGTTGACGTCCTCGTGGACCGCGGGGTTGATCGCGAGCACCCCGTAGGGGTTCGCGAGGATCTCCGGGCCGCCCTCGACGGGCCCCTGGACGAGGATCTCCAGTTCCACTTCGTCCTGCTGGGAGATGAACGTCCCCCGATCCGAGAGGGTGTACCCGCCCTGCTGGCTCGCCTGGTTGAGCGTATCGCCCATTCCCTGACCGGTTTCGAGGTACCACTCGCCGCCGGGTTCGACGCCCGCTTCCTCCCAGATCTGCAACTCGGCCGTGTTGGTTCCCGAATCGTCGCCGCGGGAGGCGAACAGCGACTCGTTCTCGGCGATCGCCTGAAACGCTCCGAGCGCGTCCTCGCTACCCCCGATCCCGGCGGGGTCGTCGCTCGGCCCAACGATCACGAAGTCGTTGAACATCAGGTCCCGGCGGTTGATCCCATAGCCGTTCTGCATGAACTCGTCCTCCTGGCTCCGGGCGTGGACCATCACGACGTCACAGTCGCCGGCCCGTGCGGTTTCGAGGGCCTGACCCGTCCCTTGGGAGATCGCCTGGACCGGCGTGCCGAAGTTCTCCTCGAAGGCGGCGTTGACTTCGTCCAAGAGACCGGTGTCGTAGGTGCTGGTCGTCGTCGCGAGCACCAGTTCCTGCCCGGTGATCGAGCCGCCGGAACTGCTGTTGCTCTCGTTGCCGCTGCCATTCTCCCCGCCCGAAAACAACCCCGTACAGCCCGCCAGTCCGGCGGCCGCTCCCCCGCCGGCCAGCGTCAGGAAATCGCGCCGTTGTATCGCCATAGGAACAACGCTGGCGCGGAGCTACTTAGCGTTTGCTCATGGAGATAACGACGAATAGTTACGAAACGCGACGAGAAAACCGTTCGCGTCGAAAAAGAAACCGCAGCCGATTACCTGCCGCTCAGACCGCGTCAGGACCGCGGTTGCCGGTACGCACCTGCAGGGCGTCCTCGACGGGCATGACGAAGATCTTGCCGTCACCGGGCTCGCCGGTGTTGGCGCCCTCGCGGATCGCGTCGACGACCTCGTCAATCGGAATATCCGCGATGACACACTCGACTTTCACCTTCTGGTGGAGGTCGACGGTGTACTCCTCGCCACGCCATTGGCCCTTCTTCGCGGGCTGGCTGCCGCGTCCCGAGACGTTGGTGACCGTCAGCGAGGGTGCGCCGACGTTCGCGAGTTCGCGTTTGACATCACCGAGCCGGTCGGGGCGGATGATCGCGGTGATCATCTTGATTCCCGAGTCGGAGACGCCGCCGTCAGTTCGGACGATCTCGGGGCCGCCGTCGGTGGCGACGTCGGGGCCGCCGAACTCGGGGTAGGTGTCGACGCCGTGCTCGCTGACGTCGAGGCCGTCACGTTCGTGGCCGGGCGTAACGCGTGCCTGACCGAGCGCCTTGAGCGCACCCCAGATCAGTGCGGTCGCGCCGACCGTCCAAGCCGTGATCACGACGACGCCGGCGACCTGCGCGAACACCGAAGGTGCTTCGCCGGGGATCGCGACGAACGGGATCGCGAGCATGCCGATGATGCCCGCGGAACCGTGGACGGGGAAGACCGCACAGACGTCGTCGATCTTCAGGGTCCGCTCGACGAACCGGAACACGAGCGGGAGCTGCACGCCGGCGATGAACGCGACCAGCGCCGCGCCCCACCAGGTGACGATGTCCGCGATGCCGGTCACGGCGACCAGGCCCGCGAGCAGGCCGTTCGCGACGTAAAGCGTGTCGACTTTCCCGGTGAGACCCAGCGAGATCGCGCCCGCTCCGATGGCGCCGAACGCCATTCCGAGCGTCGTCGCGAGCGCGACCCGCCCGACGTACTCGAAGGCACCGAGTGCGAGTTCGCCGCCCTCGGCGGTGAAGACGGTCGCGGCGGTGCCGACGTTGAAACCGTACCAGCCGAAGGCCAGTACCAGAGTGCCAAGCACCGCGAACGTCATCGAGTGACCGGGGATGACGTTGACGGTGCCGTCGGCGTTGTAGCGGTCCATCCGCGGGCCGAGGATCCAGGCGGCCGTCAGCCCG
The sequence above is drawn from the Halalkalicoccus subterraneus genome and encodes:
- a CDS encoding amino acid ABC transporter ATP-binding protein, whose protein sequence is MTDVLSVDGLRHAYDEPVFDDVSLSVDSGEVLAIIGPSGVGKSTLLRLLALFERPDEGTVSYEETDVWQASENRRLALRRNVGMVFQEASLFDSPVLRNAEYGLRVRQSWPERLKRSAADLVGRENGTSETAREALSVVGLDGKEDQNARSLSGGEAQRVAFARALAYDPDVLLLDEPTSDLDPRNTAVLEEAIGKASERGIGVVIATHDMHQAERIADRVAVLLGRAVIEIGSADRVFENPRDDRVRKFVDGELIY
- a CDS encoding ABC transporter permease — its product is MALETALAVLDGMPFESNYVKSIVRVSLYVSVTAVVLSTLVSLPVALFVGFKDFPGKGLVTAIINTGMGFPSVVVGLVVLFAVSNQGPLGFLDLVFTPQAMIMSQFVLAAPVITGVSLAAVTGIDQSVRDAAYAMGGTRLDVALVVIKEARFGIATAILAGFGRAISEVGSVLIVGGNIAYADGEAYTRNITTAITLEARQGRYETAMFLGAILVSIVLLVNAIVGRLGGGGRTR
- a CDS encoding substrate-binding domain-containing protein, whose product is MAIQRRDFLTLAGGGAAAGLAGCTGLFSGGENGSGNESNSSSGGSITGQELVLATTTSTYDTGLLDEVNAAFEENFGTPVQAISQGTGQALETARAGDCDVVMVHARSQEDEFMQNGYGINRRDLMFNDFVIVGPSDDPAGIGGSEDALGAFQAIAENESLFASRGDDSGTNTAELQIWEEAGVEPGGEWYLETGQGMGDTLNQASQQGGYTLSDRGTFISQQDEVELEILVQGPVEGGPEILANPYGVLAINPAVHEDVNYQLAMSYIGFLTSQEGQQVIEEYELDGEQLFFPQALSEDPNFQQYVPEDWQPDGENGGNATEDNATDE
- a CDS encoding ammonium transporter; translated protein: MQVDPSVLAEGVNMMWVLVVTFLIFFMHAGFAMLEAGQVRSKNVANQLTKNLLTWAVGVVMFFFVGAAISTIVGAITSGGSFTLADAYAGTIGGDSTAWVDWLFGAVFAMTAATIVSGAVAGRAKLRAYVTYTVALAAVIYPVVTGLTWAGGYLSVLGFHDFAGGMIVHAVGGIAGLTAAWILGPRMDRYNADGTVNVIPGHSMTFAVLGTLVLAFGWYGFNVGTAATVFTAEGGELALGAFEYVGRVALATTLGMAFGAIGAGAISLGLTGKVDTLYVANGLLAGLVAVTGIADIVTWWGAALVAFIAGVQLPLVFRFVERTLKIDDVCAVFPVHGSAGIIGMLAIPFVAIPGEAPSVFAQVAGVVVITAWTVGATALIWGALKALGQARVTPGHERDGLDVSEHGVDTYPEFGGPDVATDGGPEIVRTDGGVSDSGIKMITAIIRPDRLGDVKRELANVGAPSLTVTNVSGRGSQPAKKGQWRGEEYTVDLHQKVKVECVIADIPIDEVVDAIREGANTGEPGDGKIFVMPVEDALQVRTGNRGPDAV